The proteins below come from a single Flavobacterium lindanitolerans genomic window:
- a CDS encoding ribonuclease HII, whose translation MLLNSYSNLNFECGTDEAGRGCLAGPVTAAALILPEDFLNELLNDSKQLSEKNRDFLRPVIEENALCYSVTHIEPGIIDEINILNASIHAMQECIKKLNPIPNYIIVDGNRFKPVANIPHSCIIKGDSKYLSIAAASILAKTYRDEYMNQIHEEFPMYNWKQNKGYPTKEHREAIKKYGTTKYHRMSFRLLPEQLEIEF comes from the coding sequence ATGTTACTTAATAGTTACTCCAATTTAAACTTTGAATGCGGAACAGACGAGGCGGGACGCGGCTGTCTTGCCGGACCTGTAACTGCCGCCGCATTAATTCTGCCCGAAGATTTTCTTAATGAATTATTAAATGATTCCAAGCAATTGTCAGAAAAAAACAGAGATTTCCTGAGACCTGTTATTGAAGAAAATGCCCTATGTTATTCCGTTACCCATATTGAGCCGGGAATTATTGATGAGATAAATATCCTGAACGCCTCAATCCATGCCATGCAGGAATGCATAAAAAAGCTGAATCCCATACCTAATTATATTATAGTAGACGGCAATCGTTTCAAACCCGTAGCCAACATACCGCATAGCTGCATCATCAAAGGCGATAGTAAATATCTGAGTATCGCCGCCGCTTCTATTTTAGCAAAAACATACCGGGATGAGTACATGAATCAGATTCACGAAGAATTTCCAATGTATAATTGGAAACAAAACAAGGGCTATCCGACCAAAGAACATAGGGAAGCGATAAAGAAATACGGCACGACCAAATACCACAGGATGTCGTTCCGCTTATTGCCTGAGCAGTTAGAAATTGAATTTTAA
- a CDS encoding GEVED domain-containing protein, protein MKFIFGIIFCSLGFQAHSQYCQPVLDCTDDDLILNVSIGTLTNASTCGSNGYSNFTALAAPNLNMGSSYPISVTVGDGWSNESVSVWIDYNGNNSFEASEFTYIGTGSGSVVTGNITIPTTTTVGNKRMRVRVAAVGAAAATDDQACDEDSEYGETEDYTVNIQPALGIDEVKNQNKLVVSNSNSLLNINSSNSLIDSVELYDLTGKLIYHKTNINNNTSSLDNSFFGNQILVLKILTSDQVMHIKKIAN, encoded by the coding sequence ATGAAATTTATTTTCGGCATTATTTTTTGTTCATTAGGATTTCAGGCACATTCCCAATACTGCCAGCCAGTATTAGACTGTACCGATGACGATTTAATCCTAAATGTTTCAATAGGAACATTGACCAATGCCAGCACATGTGGCAGTAACGGATATAGTAATTTTACAGCACTAGCAGCCCCTAACCTTAACATGGGATCCTCTTACCCTATTTCAGTGACCGTAGGAGACGGATGGTCTAACGAATCTGTAAGCGTATGGATTGATTATAACGGAAACAATTCTTTTGAAGCTTCCGAATTCACATACATTGGTACGGGAAGCGGCAGCGTTGTAACCGGAAACATCACAATCCCAACAACTACTACCGTCGGAAATAAAAGAATGAGAGTTCGTGTAGCGGCAGTTGGCGCAGCAGCAGCTACAGATGACCAGGCTTGTGATGAAGATTCCGAATATGGAGAAACAGAAGATTACACTGTCAATATCCAGCCTGCCTTAGGAATTGATGAAGTAAAAAACCAGAACAAACTGGTTGTATCAAACTCAAACAGCCTTTTAAACATCAACAGCTCCAATAGCTTAATAGACAGTGTTGAACTTTATGACCTTACCGGTAAACTAATTTACCATAAGACCAACATTAACAACAACACTTCCAGTTTGGACAACTCCTTCTTTGGCAATCAAATTTTAGTACTAAAAATATTGACTTCAGACCAGGTTATGCATATCAAAAAAATAGCCAACTAA
- the hemL gene encoding glutamate-1-semialdehyde 2,1-aminomutase: MLYQRSSQLFAQAEKVIPGGVNSPVRAFKAVGGTPIFVKSAKGAYLYDEDGNRLVDYINSWGPMILGHAYDPVVNAVIERAKLGTSFGMPTALETEIAELAVSMVPNIDKIRFVNSGTEACMSAIRLARGYTKRDKIIKFSGCYHGHSDSFLIQAGSGAITFGAPNSPGVTQGTAKDTLLARYNDIQNVADLFNANKNEIAAIIIEPVAGNMGCIPPNEGFLKALRSLCDENGALLIFDEVMTGFRLAKGGAQEFFGIKADIITFGKVIGGGLPVGAFAARNEIMNYLAPVGPVYQAGTLSGNPLAMAAGLEMLKALNADADIFKRLDEKTAYLEKGIREKLTANDIAYTINRVGSMISVHFDENPVTDLQSASKGDNEYFKKFFHGLLQEGIYIAPSAYETWFITDALTYEDLDFTINAVDKVSKQF, translated from the coding sequence ATGTTATATCAAAGAAGCAGCCAGCTTTTTGCTCAGGCTGAAAAAGTAATTCCCGGAGGAGTCAATTCTCCGGTTCGTGCGTTTAAAGCTGTTGGTGGCACACCAATTTTTGTAAAATCTGCTAAAGGAGCTTATCTGTATGATGAAGACGGAAACAGACTAGTGGATTATATTAATTCCTGGGGGCCAATGATTTTAGGACATGCCTATGATCCGGTTGTCAATGCTGTAATTGAAAGGGCAAAGTTGGGAACTTCTTTTGGTATGCCTACTGCTTTGGAAACAGAAATTGCGGAATTAGCAGTTTCTATGGTTCCGAATATTGATAAAATCCGGTTTGTAAATTCTGGAACAGAGGCCTGTATGAGTGCCATACGTTTGGCAAGAGGTTATACAAAGAGAGATAAGATTATCAAATTCTCTGGTTGTTATCACGGACATTCCGATTCATTTTTAATCCAGGCCGGTAGCGGAGCCATTACTTTTGGAGCGCCAAACAGTCCCGGAGTAACACAAGGAACGGCAAAAGATACTTTGTTGGCCAGATACAACGATATTCAAAATGTGGCTGATTTGTTCAATGCTAATAAAAATGAAATTGCAGCTATAATTATTGAACCTGTAGCAGGAAATATGGGTTGTATTCCTCCAAATGAGGGCTTTTTAAAGGCTTTAAGAAGTCTTTGTGATGAAAATGGTGCGCTGTTGATTTTTGATGAAGTAATGACAGGGTTTCGCCTTGCGAAAGGAGGAGCGCAAGAGTTTTTTGGTATCAAAGCAGACATTATTACTTTTGGGAAGGTTATAGGCGGTGGACTTCCGGTTGGAGCATTTGCTGCAAGAAATGAAATTATGAATTATCTGGCGCCTGTCGGGCCTGTATATCAGGCAGGAACTTTGTCTGGAAATCCTTTGGCAATGGCAGCAGGTCTTGAAATGCTGAAAGCTTTGAATGCCGATGCCGATATTTTTAAAAGATTGGATGAAAAAACAGCTTATCTGGAAAAAGGGATAAGAGAAAAATTAACTGCTAATGACATTGCTTATACAATTAACCGGGTAGGTTCAATGATTTCGGTACATTTTGATGAAAATCCGGTGACGGATTTGCAATCGGCTTCAAAAGGCGATAATGAATATTTTAAGAAATTCTTCCATGGACTGCTACAGGAAGGAATTTATATAGCGCCATCGGCTTATGAAACCTGGTTCATTACAGATGCACTGACTTATGAAGATTTAGATTTTACAATAAATGCTGTCGACAAAGTATCGAAGCAATTCTAA
- a CDS encoding SusC/RagA family TonB-linked outer membrane protein, translating to MRSKFKWIFALLLAFSMQFSFAQEKTISGTITDGQGLPLPGVNVVVKGTARGTQTDFDGKYSISASQGEVLQFSFVGYKTSTATIGASSVVNMAMQEGDEMLNEVIVTGYTSTKRPKSLAAVNFVSIDEVEERSNASVIQNLQGMVAGLNIGTGSGQPGADSTILLRGVGSINGNIEPLFIVDGMPVDEDGFRSINQNDIASIAVLKDAAATSIYGNRGANGVIVINTKSAKFGQSLEVKYRGQYGITELQKFNIDVMNSRQILEFQKKYNDGLGSTLTDAEIAEAALVNTNWRDVFFRTGVTQQHDISFSSGSKNSRNFTSIGFMDQDGIFINTNFKRFNFRNNFNGKSDNEKFTYASNINVNFSRSTGIDGAGSNATFFAPFTAAIRGLPYVDSTTKLPYNDVAALSPTNAPLVLLDASRMNTDVEDELKILANFNADYKITDNFTAGINLGVDYSTFNNLEILDPLSLLGPFQVDARAQFGGIHDESTSRDFRFNSTTYLKYNKVFNDKHSLNVGLYTEYYKAHYNGFNFQKRGLDPRLTGTGSAFVPGTTIESWQTLPPYIPTIGSFKVQEGLFSYFGQADYDYAEKYGLSVNVRRDASFRFANDNKWGTFWSVAGRWNIDQESFMEGSAFNMLKLRGSYGTSGNQRVDNAQYSVLSLTRTLFGAGTGYNGTTSTVLTQLANPNVQWEEIAQTNVGLDFGIWQNKLNGSLDVYKKETTKLYQSSPISPVQGTSSISTNTGSLENKGIELTLNYNIFKNQDWDISVGGNGSYNKNKIKELPASTNGLVFGGGSTALGTGEPIGSFYVVRYAGVNPANGNPLFRTADGGLTETITDANRVFTGKSQYPVWQGGFNTSITYKGFNLYTQWSFVADIYRNNLDLATLETGTPGSLNNGGNRSTTMLNAWQNPGDITSIPRVGQGYNEIDYINSTDRYLEDASYLRLRNIKLSYNFTSDQLSRTFLKGLGFFIQAENIVTFSSWRGWDPESNFRSTDRGQYPTPKIFTFGTSINF from the coding sequence ATGAGATCTAAGTTCAAATGGATTTTTGCGCTTTTACTAGCGTTTTCAATGCAGTTTTCCTTCGCACAGGAGAAAACTATTTCTGGTACAATTACCGATGGTCAGGGCTTGCCATTGCCAGGTGTTAATGTTGTAGTTAAAGGAACAGCTCGTGGAACACAGACTGATTTTGATGGTAAATATTCCATCTCAGCAAGTCAGGGTGAGGTTTTGCAGTTTAGTTTCGTAGGTTATAAAACTTCAACGGCAACTATTGGGGCTTCAAGCGTAGTAAATATGGCTATGCAAGAAGGTGACGAGATGCTTAATGAAGTAATTGTTACTGGATATACAAGTACCAAAAGACCTAAAAGTTTGGCGGCAGTAAACTTTGTAAGTATTGATGAAGTCGAAGAAAGATCAAATGCTTCGGTAATTCAAAACCTTCAAGGTATGGTTGCTGGTTTGAATATTGGTACTGGTAGTGGTCAGCCTGGAGCTGATAGTACTATCCTTCTTAGAGGTGTTGGGTCGATCAATGGTAACATAGAGCCATTGTTTATTGTTGACGGTATGCCTGTTGATGAAGATGGATTCAGATCTATAAACCAAAATGATATTGCATCGATTGCGGTTTTAAAAGATGCGGCTGCTACTTCTATTTATGGTAACAGAGGTGCTAATGGTGTTATTGTAATTAATACTAAGAGTGCTAAATTTGGGCAAAGTTTAGAGGTTAAATATCGTGGACAGTATGGTATTACTGAGCTTCAAAAGTTTAATATTGATGTGATGAACTCTAGACAAATTTTAGAGTTCCAGAAAAAATATAATGACGGTTTAGGAAGTACTTTGACTGATGCTGAAATTGCTGAGGCTGCTTTGGTTAATACAAATTGGAGAGATGTATTCTTCAGGACTGGTGTTACTCAACAACATGATATTTCATTTTCTTCGGGTTCTAAAAACTCAAGAAACTTTACATCTATCGGTTTTATGGATCAAGATGGTATCTTCATCAATACAAACTTTAAAAGATTTAACTTTAGAAATAACTTCAACGGAAAATCAGATAACGAAAAGTTTACTTATGCTTCAAACATCAATGTTAACTTCTCTAGAAGTACAGGTATAGATGGTGCTGGTTCTAACGCAACATTCTTTGCTCCTTTTACGGCTGCTATCAGAGGTTTACCTTATGTTGATTCAACAACAAAATTACCGTATAATGATGTGGCTGCACTTTCACCAACTAATGCTCCTTTAGTATTATTGGATGCTTCTAGGATGAATACGGATGTTGAAGATGAGCTTAAAATCTTAGCTAATTTTAATGCAGATTACAAAATAACTGACAATTTTACTGCAGGTATTAACTTAGGGGTTGATTACTCAACTTTTAATAACTTAGAAATTTTAGATCCGTTAAGTTTACTAGGGCCTTTCCAAGTTGATGCCCGTGCTCAATTCGGTGGTATTCATGATGAGTCAACTTCAAGAGATTTTAGATTTAACAGTACTACTTATTTGAAATATAATAAAGTATTTAATGACAAACACTCGTTAAATGTAGGTTTATATACAGAATACTACAAAGCTCACTACAATGGATTTAACTTCCAGAAGAGAGGTTTGGATCCTAGATTGACTGGAACTGGATCGGCTTTTGTTCCTGGAACTACTATTGAATCTTGGCAAACATTGCCTCCATATATCCCAACAATTGGTTCTTTTAAAGTTCAGGAAGGTTTATTCTCTTATTTTGGGCAAGCTGATTATGACTATGCTGAAAAATATGGTCTTAGCGTGAATGTAAGAAGAGATGCTTCTTTCAGATTTGCAAATGATAACAAATGGGGTACTTTCTGGTCTGTTGCAGGTAGATGGAATATCGATCAGGAAAGTTTTATGGAAGGTTCGGCATTTAATATGTTGAAGTTGAGAGGTTCTTATGGTACTTCTGGTAACCAAAGAGTTGATAACGCACAATACAGTGTGTTGAGTTTAACTCGTACGCTTTTTGGAGCCGGTACAGGTTATAACGGAACTACATCGACAGTTCTTACACAATTAGCGAATCCAAATGTACAGTGGGAAGAAATTGCTCAAACAAACGTTGGTTTGGATTTCGGAATATGGCAAAATAAATTAAACGGTAGCTTAGATGTTTATAAGAAAGAAACTACTAAACTTTATCAAAGTTCTCCAATTTCTCCAGTACAAGGAACTTCTAGTATCAGTACTAACACTGGAAGCTTGGAAAATAAAGGTATCGAGTTAACATTGAACTATAATATCTTCAAAAACCAAGATTGGGATATCTCTGTTGGAGGTAATGGATCTTATAACAAGAATAAAATTAAAGAATTGCCAGCTTCTACAAATGGATTGGTATTTGGTGGAGGTTCAACAGCATTGGGTACAGGTGAGCCAATCGGTTCTTTCTACGTAGTGAGATATGCAGGTGTTAACCCGGCTAATGGTAATCCTTTGTTCAGAACTGCTGATGGTGGTTTGACAGAAACAATTACAGATGCTAACAGAGTATTTACCGGAAAATCTCAATATCCAGTTTGGCAAGGAGGTTTCAATACAAGTATTACTTACAAAGGATTTAACCTGTATACACAATGGAGTTTTGTTGCTGATATCTACAGAAACAACTTGGATTTAGCTACTTTGGAAACTGGAACACCTGGTTCATTGAACAACGGAGGAAACAGATCTACTACTATGTTGAATGCTTGGCAAAATCCTGGTGATATCACTTCTATCCCAAGAGTTGGTCAAGGATATAATGAAATTGACTATATCAACAGTACAGATAGATACCTAGAAGATGCTTCTTACCTAAGATTGAGAAACATTAAACTTAGCTATAACTTTACTTCTGACCAATTGAGCAGAACATTCTTGAAAGGTCTTGGTTTCTTCATTCAGGCTGAGAATATTGTTACTTTCTCTTCTTGGAGAGGTTGGGATCCTGAATCTAACTTTAGATCTACTGATAGAGGTCAGTATCCTACTCCAAAAATCTTTACTTTTGGAACATCAATTAATTTTTAA
- the lysS gene encoding lysine--tRNA ligase has product MQLSEQEIIRREKLGRLRELGINPYPANLFPVTHTSKQVKDTFEEGKKVIVAGRVMSTRIQGKASFASLQDSEGRIQIYVNRDELCPGEDKTLYNEVFKKLVDLGDFIGVEGTLFTTQVGEKSILVTNFSLLSKTLRPLPLPKIDAEGNLHDGFTDPELRYRQRYVDLVVNPQVKEVFVKRTKLFNAMRNFFNTAGYMEVETPILQSIPGGAAARPFITHHNSLDIPLYMRIANELYLKRLIVGGFDGVYEFSKNFRNEGMDRTHNPEFTAMEIYVAYKDYNWMMEFTENLLEHCAVAVNGTPEATFGEHKVSFKAPYARVTMTDAIKKYTGFDISGKSEKEIFEAARSMGIAVDETMGKGKLIDEIFGEKCEGNFIQPTFITDYPKEMSPLCKEHRDNPELTERFELMVCGKEVANAYSELNDPIDQRERFEAQLKLSERGDDEATQFIDYDFLRALEYGMPPTSGLGIGMDRLIMFLTNNASIQEVLFFPQMRPEKKTVEVELTAEEKGIIEILKTNENAMPLNLLKVKADLSGKKWDASMKSLAKHALTKVSIEGEDKIVHYIG; this is encoded by the coding sequence ATGCAACTTTCAGAACAAGAAATCATCAGAAGAGAAAAGTTGGGCAGACTGAGAGAACTCGGCATCAACCCATATCCGGCTAATTTGTTTCCAGTGACACACACTTCGAAACAGGTCAAGGACACTTTTGAAGAAGGAAAGAAGGTGATTGTTGCAGGTCGTGTGATGAGTACACGAATTCAGGGAAAAGCTTCATTCGCATCCTTACAGGACAGCGAAGGACGCATTCAGATTTATGTAAATCGTGATGAATTATGCCCCGGCGAAGACAAAACGCTCTATAACGAAGTTTTTAAAAAATTAGTTGACTTAGGCGATTTTATAGGCGTTGAAGGAACCTTGTTCACCACACAGGTAGGCGAAAAATCAATCCTTGTGACCAATTTTTCCTTATTGAGCAAAACACTTCGTCCATTGCCATTACCAAAAATCGACGCTGAAGGCAACCTTCACGATGGTTTTACAGATCCGGAATTGCGCTACCGTCAGCGTTATGTTGACCTGGTTGTAAATCCGCAAGTAAAAGAAGTTTTCGTAAAAAGAACAAAACTGTTCAACGCCATGCGTAACTTTTTCAATACGGCAGGATACATGGAAGTAGAAACTCCCATTTTACAATCTATACCGGGAGGTGCCGCAGCAAGACCATTCATCACGCATCATAATTCTTTAGACATTCCTTTATACATGAGAATAGCTAATGAATTGTATTTAAAAAGATTAATTGTAGGCGGTTTTGACGGCGTATATGAATTTTCTAAAAACTTCAGAAACGAAGGAATGGACAGAACTCACAATCCTGAGTTTACCGCCATGGAAATTTATGTAGCCTACAAAGACTACAATTGGATGATGGAATTCACAGAAAATCTTCTGGAGCATTGCGCAGTAGCGGTAAACGGAACTCCTGAAGCAACATTTGGCGAACACAAAGTAAGCTTCAAAGCCCCATATGCGCGTGTAACGATGACCGATGCCATTAAAAAATATACAGGATTTGATATTTCCGGAAAATCAGAAAAAGAAATTTTTGAAGCCGCACGTTCTATGGGAATTGCAGTTGACGAAACTATGGGTAAAGGAAAATTAATTGATGAAATTTTTGGCGAAAAATGCGAAGGAAACTTTATCCAACCAACTTTCATTACCGATTACCCAAAAGAAATGAGCCCACTTTGCAAAGAACATCGCGACAATCCGGAACTTACGGAACGTTTTGAACTGATGGTCTGCGGAAAAGAAGTGGCGAATGCTTATTCCGAATTGAACGACCCTATCGATCAAAGAGAGCGATTCGAAGCACAATTGAAATTGTCTGAACGAGGTGACGATGAAGCCACACAGTTTATCGACTATGATTTCCTTAGAGCTTTAGAATACGGAATGCCTCCTACATCAGGATTAGGAATAGGAATGGACAGATTGATAATGTTCCTAACCAACAATGCTTCTATCCAAGAAGTACTATTCTTTCCACAGATGCGTCCTGAGAAAAAAACTGTAGAAGTTGAGCTTACAGCAGAAGAAAAAGGGATTATTGAAATCCTGAAAACTAATGAAAATGCCATGCCTTTAAACCTGTTAAAAGTCAAAGCAGATTTGAGTGGCAAAAAATGGGATGCTTCTATGAAATCGCTGGCAAAACATGCTTTAACAAAAGTATCTATTGAGGGTGAAGACAAAATAGTCCACTACATCGGATAA
- the lipB gene encoding lipoyl(octanoyl) transferase LipB yields MNKEIQLLDLGRKDYKDTWEYQESLFKDILDLKIRNRREELGLQTPNYFLFVEHPHVYTLGKSGDFNNLLLSEKELEGKGATFYKINRGGDITYHGPGQIVGYPILDLENFFTDIHKYLRFLEEVFIRVLADYGLTATRSEGETGVWLGVGTPFARKICALGVRASRWVTMHGFAFNVNADLGYFDNIIPCGIRGKSVTSLNVELGKEEIDMEEVKEKIKKHFTELFESQFVTFKAAMV; encoded by the coding sequence ATGAATAAAGAGATTCAGCTTCTGGATTTGGGCCGGAAAGACTATAAAGATACCTGGGAGTATCAGGAAAGCCTTTTTAAAGATATTCTTGATTTGAAAATAAGAAACAGGAGAGAGGAGTTGGGGTTGCAGACTCCAAATTACTTTCTTTTTGTGGAACATCCGCATGTGTATACACTAGGGAAAAGTGGTGATTTTAATAACCTCCTTTTGAGTGAAAAAGAATTGGAGGGCAAAGGCGCTACTTTTTATAAAATAAATAGGGGGGGTGACATTACCTACCATGGGCCTGGTCAAATTGTAGGTTACCCGATTTTAGATTTGGAAAACTTTTTTACAGATATTCACAAGTACCTCCGTTTTCTGGAAGAGGTTTTTATTCGTGTTTTGGCAGATTATGGGCTTACTGCAACCCGGAGTGAAGGGGAAACCGGTGTCTGGTTGGGTGTAGGAACGCCTTTTGCAAGGAAAATATGTGCTTTAGGAGTGCGTGCTTCCCGCTGGGTCACGATGCATGGTTTTGCTTTTAACGTAAATGCTGACCTGGGGTATTTTGATAATATCATTCCGTGTGGCATCCGGGGCAAATCGGTAACGTCTTTAAATGTAGAGCTTGGCAAGGAAGAAATAGATATGGAAGAGGTGAAAGAAAAAATAAAAAAACACTTCACGGAACTCTTCGAATCGCAGTTTGTTACTTTTAAGGCTGCGATGGTTTAA